From Emcibacter nanhaiensis, one genomic window encodes:
- the mazG gene encoding nucleoside triphosphate pyrophosphohydrolase encodes MPSNTINDLLAIMARLRNPDQGCDWDKVQTYKTIAPYTIEEAYEVAEAIEHGDMDALKDELGDLLFQVVFHSRMAEEEGHFNFADVVEAISDKMIRRHPHVFADHKYDSVEEQGKAWEEMKAEERARKNEGKLESALDGVTWGLPALTRAVKLQKRAARVGFDWPQTAQVLDKLNEEMAELSAELVKSRETQDPELIAEEFGDMMFVYANLARHLKIDPETALRSANAKFERRFRKIEELLAAEGRKADDCDLEELDRYWDKTKALEKEKSETSGK; translated from the coding sequence ATGCCCTCAAATACGATAAATGACCTGTTGGCAATCATGGCCCGTCTCAGAAATCCGGATCAGGGGTGCGACTGGGACAAGGTGCAGACCTACAAGACCATCGCCCCCTACACCATCGAGGAAGCCTATGAGGTGGCCGAGGCGATCGAACATGGCGATATGGATGCGCTAAAGGATGAGCTGGGCGACCTGCTGTTCCAGGTGGTGTTTCATTCGCGTATGGCTGAGGAAGAGGGCCACTTCAACTTTGCTGATGTGGTCGAGGCAATCAGCGATAAAATGATCCGCCGCCATCCTCACGTGTTTGCCGATCACAAGTATGACTCGGTCGAGGAACAGGGCAAGGCCTGGGAGGAAATGAAGGCCGAGGAACGGGCCCGCAAGAATGAGGGGAAACTGGAAAGTGCGCTCGATGGTGTGACCTGGGGTCTGCCGGCCCTCACCCGTGCCGTCAAATTGCAGAAACGGGCCGCCCGGGTCGGGTTCGACTGGCCGCAAACCGCCCAGGTACTGGACAAGCTGAATGAGGAAATGGCCGAACTGTCCGCCGAACTGGTGAAAAGCCGGGAGACACAGGATCCCGAACTCATTGCCGAGGAGTTTGGTGACATGATGTTTGTCTATGCCAATCTGGCCCGGCATCTGAAAATCGATCCGGAAACCGCCCTTCGTTCGGCCAACGCCAAGTTTGAACGCCGGTTCCGCAAGATCGAGGAACTGCTGGCTGCAGAGGGCCGCAAAGCCGACGACTGCGACCTGGAGGAACTGGACCGCTACTGGGACAAGACCAAAGCGCTGGAAAAAGAAAAATCAGAAACGTCCGGGAAATAG
- a CDS encoding inositol monophosphatase family protein — MSLDPVRIADYVREISHDEILSRFEKLEAHEIQDKAAGEMVTSADIEAERQLTRLLTDLCPGAVVAGEESIAEHPERIHDVLEADLSFLIDPVDGTNNFIRGNHRFAMMVVALKKGATVAAWIYLPRDDVMAVAERGSGTLLNDEKVKLPRPPADISKQIAAAHIKRMPDDLKEMARENLKKFLKNSPAFCAGYDYVSLLRGWKHFSVYFRTLPWDHLPGSFMIREAGGCSRRLNEEEYTIHERGKGLLSTLTEPQWYQVRDALFPGRF; from the coding sequence ATGAGCCTTGATCCCGTCCGCATCGCGGACTATGTCCGCGAAATATCCCATGACGAAATCCTGAGCCGGTTCGAGAAGCTGGAAGCCCATGAAATCCAGGACAAGGCGGCCGGGGAGATGGTCACAAGCGCCGATATCGAGGCGGAACGACAGTTAACGCGGCTATTGACCGACCTCTGTCCCGGCGCAGTCGTCGCCGGCGAGGAAAGTATCGCCGAGCATCCGGAACGGATCCATGATGTCCTGGAGGCCGATCTGTCCTTCCTGATTGACCCGGTGGACGGCACCAATAATTTCATCCGCGGTAACCATCGCTTTGCCATGATGGTGGTCGCCCTGAAAAAGGGCGCGACGGTTGCGGCCTGGATCTATCTGCCCAGGGACGATGTGATGGCGGTTGCTGAACGCGGGAGCGGCACCCTGCTGAATGACGAGAAAGTTAAGTTGCCGCGACCGCCGGCCGACATCTCCAAGCAGATTGCGGCGGCCCACATTAAGCGTATGCCCGATGACCTGAAGGAAATGGCGCGGGAGAACCTGAAGAAATTCCTGAAAAACAGCCCGGCATTTTGCGCCGGTTATGACTATGTCAGCCTGCTCAGGGGGTGGAAGCATTTTTCCGTCTATTTCCGCACGCTCCCCTGGGATCATCTGCCCGGCAGCTTCATGATCCGCGAGGCCGGCGGCTGCAGTCGGCGCCTCAATGAAGAGGAATATACCATTCATGAGCGGGGAAAGGGGCTGCTCAGCACCCTGACTGAACCGCAATGGTATCAGGTGCGGGACGCTCTATTTCCCGGACGTTTCTGA
- the hflX gene encoding GTPase HflX has protein sequence MTARIKTDELTFRKKSFSSVWDDPYSEDIALPDHTAGARTFIFHPYLRNKQENLSWSRTPRARLEEAISLSAALDLDVEKAITIGITTIRPATYLGRGKVAELADYIDANEIELVVADCELSPGQQRNLEKELSCKVIDRTGLILEIFGERAQTREGALQVELAHLSYQKSRLVRSWTHLERQRGGFGFMGGPGETQIEADRRMIDERIGKIRRQLSTVTKTRELHRKSRKKVPFPVIALVGYTNAGKSTLFNRLTSANVMAEDLLFATLDPTMRQLDLPNNKKAIFSDTVGFISDLPTHLVAAFRATLEEVVEADIIIHVRDISHPETEDQRKDVLDVLKSLGVEEGEERTIIELWNKIDLVSAEERETLENRAARTDNVVLLSAVTGEGCDRFLQVISDHLSRDEQVYHFSFRPDQGAEVAQIYQNGEVLFREDGENGTLITARLSGKAIGLLEKQEIVPVGAGA, from the coding sequence ATGACAGCCAGGATTAAAACGGACGAACTGACCTTCAGGAAAAAGAGCTTCAGTTCTGTCTGGGATGATCCCTACAGTGAAGATATCGCGCTTCCGGACCATACGGCGGGAGCGCGAACTTTTATTTTTCATCCCTACCTCCGCAACAAGCAGGAGAATCTCTCCTGGTCTCGCACTCCCCGGGCTCGCCTGGAGGAGGCGATTTCCCTGTCGGCCGCCCTTGACCTGGATGTGGAAAAAGCCATCACTATCGGCATTACCACGATCCGTCCGGCGACCTATCTGGGCCGCGGTAAAGTCGCGGAACTTGCCGACTATATTGACGCAAATGAAATTGAGCTGGTGGTTGCCGACTGCGAACTTTCCCCCGGCCAGCAGCGCAACCTGGAGAAGGAACTGAGCTGCAAGGTCATCGACCGCACCGGGTTGATCCTGGAAATCTTTGGCGAACGCGCCCAGACCCGGGAAGGGGCCCTGCAGGTAGAGCTGGCCCATCTGTCCTACCAGAAAAGCCGTCTTGTGCGGTCTTGGACCCACCTGGAGCGGCAACGGGGCGGTTTCGGTTTCATGGGCGGCCCCGGGGAAACCCAGATCGAGGCCGACCGGCGCATGATTGACGAGCGGATCGGCAAGATCCGGCGCCAGCTGTCGACGGTGACCAAAACCCGCGAGCTGCATCGCAAAAGCCGCAAGAAAGTGCCGTTTCCGGTCATCGCCCTGGTGGGCTATACCAACGCCGGCAAGTCAACTTTGTTTAACCGGCTGACCAGTGCCAATGTCATGGCCGAAGACCTGTTGTTCGCCACGCTGGACCCGACCATGCGGCAGCTGGACCTGCCCAACAACAAGAAAGCGATCTTTTCCGACACGGTGGGCTTTATTTCCGACCTGCCGACTCACCTGGTGGCGGCGTTCCGCGCCACGCTGGAGGAAGTGGTCGAAGCGGATATCATCATTCATGTCCGCGATATTTCGCATCCCGAGACAGAAGACCAGCGCAAGGATGTGCTTGATGTCCTCAAGTCCCTGGGTGTCGAGGAGGGGGAAGAGCGGACCATTATCGAACTGTGGAACAAGATCGACCTGGTGTCTGCCGAGGAGCGGGAGACGCTGGAAAACCGTGCCGCCCGCACCGATAATGTTGTGCTGCTCTCGGCCGTAACCGGTGAAGGCTGTGACCGGTTCCTGCAGGTGATCTCCGATCATCTGTCCCGGGACGAACAGGTCTATCATTTCAGTTTCCGCCCCGACCAGGGGGCAGAAGTGGCCCAGATTTACCAGAACGGCGAAGTGCTGTTCCGGGAAGATGGCGAAAACGGCACGTTGATCACCGCGCGCCTGAGCGGCAAGGCGATCGGGCTGCTGGAAAAACAGGAGATAGTCCCTGTGGGAGCCGGGGCATGA
- the hfq gene encoding RNA chaperone Hfq, whose amino-acid sequence MSDKNHNLQDAFLNHIRKNKTPITVFLVNGVKLQGIITWFDNFCILLRRDSNVQLVYKHAISTVMPGAPIQLFDPEADNQE is encoded by the coding sequence ATGTCAGATAAAAACCATAACCTTCAAGATGCTTTTCTCAACCACATTCGCAAAAACAAGACACCGATCACCGTCTTCCTCGTAAACGGTGTGAAATTGCAGGGAATTATCACCTGGTTCGATAATTTCTGTATCCTTCTGCGCAGGGATTCCAACGTACAGCTTGTTTACAAACATGCGATCTCTACAGTTATGCCCGGGGCACCGATCCAGCTTTTCGACCCGGAAGCTGACAATCAGGAGTAA
- a CDS encoding GNAT family N-acetyltransferase, which yields MQTLETERLLLRPFRPEDIDFLDRLHGDMEVMRYTLGRLRSHEENVAWLKLVLGLHERDGTGPYLIVRKEDDAPLGRCGFSHFYGYEKDGVDYFYWEKVYNGPEDERKKAKLEIGYSFVPEAWGHGYATEAARAIVDFGFRERNYAYLCALIIAANTASINVAERLGFTRRGDLYVHNQPALEYGCSRKEWLNRNN from the coding sequence ATGCAGACACTTGAAACAGAACGACTTCTCCTGAGGCCCTTTCGTCCCGAGGATATCGATTTCCTGGACCGGCTGCACGGCGACATGGAAGTGATGCGCTATACGCTTGGCCGGCTGCGCAGCCACGAGGAAAATGTCGCCTGGCTCAAGCTGGTCCTGGGCCTGCATGAAAGGGACGGCACCGGCCCCTATCTGATCGTACGCAAGGAGGACGACGCCCCACTCGGCCGCTGCGGATTCAGCCACTTTTACGGCTATGAAAAAGACGGTGTCGACTATTTCTACTGGGAAAAAGTCTATAACGGGCCGGAGGATGAGCGCAAAAAAGCCAAACTGGAAATCGGCTACAGCTTTGTTCCTGAGGCCTGGGGACACGGTTACGCGACAGAAGCGGCCAGGGCGATTGTCGATTTTGGATTTCGCGAAAGAAATTACGCTTATCTCTGCGCCCTGATTATCGCTGCGAATACGGCCTCCATAAATGTGGCCGAGCGACTTGGGTTTACCCGGCGCGGGGACCTCTATGTCCACAACCAGCCGGCCCTGGAATATGGCTGCAGCCGCAAAGAATGGCTGAACCGAAACAATTGA
- a CDS encoding cation:proton antiporter — MEPLVYLAIIWASVFIANILAEKTRLTPVLFFLFMGALLVNTGILPEQTGDFIRVFAELGIIVIMFALGFEENTSDFMKSIKRSWGIALFGALAPFFTAYVVADYFWADRNVAIMCGLAMTATAVSLTMVSLKSEGLHRSQAAKGIMTSAILDDVGSLVFVAILVPIATGSTMVSLPAIGLIVLKALLFFLIIAAVGMWVLPERPNGLLSRIPGFGRHGVRHVLSIGKGENTTLTVLTVAVLAGLLSHLFGFHPAVGAYMAGLILKEEYFQITATPNVNHYKNTKQILDNVAFSWIGPVFFVNLGAHIVFDWDILLAVIPQTLVMAFALLVAQIASAGLAARYTAGFDNAQSMMVGIGMLGRAELAFVVMDIAYVQYKILNDEAFYTLMGTALVLNIAVPVGIVLWKPHFNRSVEKQAE; from the coding sequence GTGGAGCCGCTTGTTTACCTTGCCATCATCTGGGCGTCAGTTTTCATCGCCAATATTCTCGCCGAAAAAACCAGGCTGACGCCGGTACTGTTTTTCCTGTTCATGGGGGCGTTGCTGGTCAATACGGGCATCCTGCCCGAGCAAACCGGTGATTTTATCCGGGTCTTTGCCGAGCTTGGCATTATCGTCATCATGTTTGCCCTCGGCTTCGAGGAAAACACCAGCGACTTCATGAAAAGCATCAAGCGCAGCTGGGGCATCGCCCTGTTCGGGGCACTGGCACCTTTCTTTACCGCCTATGTGGTGGCGGACTATTTCTGGGCCGACCGGAATGTCGCCATCATGTGCGGCCTGGCCATGACGGCGACCGCTGTCTCCCTGACCATGGTTTCCCTCAAAAGTGAAGGGCTGCACCGGTCACAGGCGGCCAAGGGCATCATGACCTCTGCCATCCTGGATGACGTGGGCTCGCTGGTCTTTGTCGCCATCCTGGTGCCGATCGCCACCGGCTCGACCATGGTCAGCCTGCCGGCCATCGGCCTGATCGTGCTCAAGGCGCTGCTGTTTTTCCTGATCATTGCCGCCGTCGGCATGTGGGTGCTGCCGGAACGTCCCAATGGGCTGTTGTCGCGTATTCCGGGCTTTGGGCGTCACGGCGTCCGGCATGTTCTGTCGATCGGCAAGGGCGAGAACACCACCCTGACCGTGCTGACGGTTGCCGTTCTGGCTGGCCTGCTGTCCCATCTGTTCGGCTTTCATCCGGCGGTCGGCGCCTATATGGCCGGACTGATCCTAAAAGAGGAATATTTCCAGATTACCGCTACGCCGAATGTCAACCATTACAAAAATACAAAGCAAATCCTGGACAATGTGGCCTTCTCGTGGATCGGGCCGGTATTTTTTGTCAACCTCGGCGCTCATATCGTGTTTGACTGGGATATTCTTCTGGCGGTGATCCCCCAGACCCTGGTTATGGCTTTCGCCCTGCTGGTGGCGCAGATTGCCTCGGCGGGGCTGGCCGCACGTTATACCGCCGGGTTTGACAATGCCCAGAGCATGATGGTTGGCATCGGCATGCTGGGGCGGGCGGAACTGGCCTTTGTGGTGATGGATATCGCTTATGTGCAATATAAAATCCTCAACGACGAGGCCTTCTATACCCTGATGGGCACGGCGCTGGTCCTGAATATCGCCGTGCCGGTCGGGATTGTGCTGTGGAAGCCCCATTTCAACCGCTCGGTGGAGAAACAGGCGGAGTGA
- a CDS encoding PepSY-associated TM helix domain-containing protein has product MRKRIFKLHSYMALAAMLPLLLITLTGALLVFKFEIDALLMPDSVTLDHPDRMRQDMNTLLSTINSAFPDYELGSWELFHDGYEADRIYLIRKGTDEWFKVYFDPFNGQVLSQPVGLYSDFTDWLLQLHYTLLLNDLLENHPLAGLLIVLGAALFMIFLGITGLIIYRKFWRKFFTFDWGPRTSNNMRQLHRLIGIWASPVLLILGITGGYFNLMEYLEEAGEQGAAPSLMTDRLYNDKLDLQTILEDSKKQIEGFHPTYLLMPYEPGLGITFYGEVPSSNPFASGYGSTVTYDSQSGELLHTYDIRDAGFCWNLVDSFRALHFGDFGGLVSKLVWCLVGIGLAGMTLTGFYMWVSRKTGKSRSRKTRAVTPPVSPPSG; this is encoded by the coding sequence ATGCGAAAAAGAATCTTCAAGCTGCACAGTTACATGGCGCTGGCCGCCATGCTGCCGCTGCTGCTCATTACCCTGACCGGCGCCCTGCTGGTCTTCAAATTCGAGATCGACGCCCTGTTGATGCCCGACAGTGTCACCCTGGATCATCCCGATCGCATGCGGCAAGACATGAACACGCTCCTCTCTACCATCAATTCTGCCTTCCCCGACTATGAACTGGGCAGCTGGGAACTGTTCCATGACGGTTATGAAGCGGACCGTATTTATCTGATCAGGAAAGGAACCGACGAATGGTTCAAGGTCTATTTCGATCCCTTCAACGGTCAAGTCCTGAGCCAGCCGGTCGGACTGTATAGTGACTTCACAGACTGGCTGCTGCAACTCCATTACACGCTGCTGCTCAATGACCTGTTGGAAAACCACCCCCTGGCCGGCTTGTTGATCGTTCTGGGGGCGGCCCTGTTCATGATTTTCCTCGGCATTACCGGCCTGATCATCTATCGCAAATTCTGGCGCAAATTTTTTACATTCGACTGGGGACCACGCACCTCGAACAATATGCGGCAACTGCATCGTCTGATCGGGATCTGGGCCTCACCTGTCCTTCTGATCCTCGGCATCACCGGTGGGTATTTCAACCTGATGGAATATCTGGAAGAGGCCGGAGAACAGGGAGCCGCCCCCTCTCTGATGACGGACCGGCTCTATAACGATAAACTGGATTTGCAAACCATTCTGGAGGACAGCAAAAAGCAGATTGAAGGTTTTCATCCGACATATCTTCTGATGCCCTACGAGCCGGGGCTGGGTATTACTTTTTACGGTGAGGTGCCCTCTTCCAATCCCTTTGCCAGCGGCTACGGCTCGACCGTGACCTATGACAGCCAGTCCGGAGAGCTCCTGCACACCTATGACATTCGCGACGCCGGTTTCTGCTGGAATCTGGTGGACAGTTTCCGGGCGTTGCATTTCGGTGATTTCGGCGGCCTCGTCAGCAAGCTGGTCTGGTGCCTGGTCGGCATCGGGCTTGCCGGCATGACGCTGACGGGATTTTATATGTGGGTGAGCCGGAAAACCGGCAAAAGTCGCTCCAGGAAAACCCGCGCCGTCACTCCGCCTGTTTCTCCACCGAGCGGTTGA
- a CDS encoding TonB-dependent siderophore receptor, whose translation MSLSKYLSSGVALSALMGQPLFPAHAETFISQEGLEEVVVYGAGYRTTGTKSELSPLEAPLSYEVYDAEVLELRQVDSVNEAMRYVPGITPESRGAVTIFDQYTIRGFVSYNNYYDGLPLQYNRLWNLLPQVDAFATQSVEVLKGPISVLYGSAPPGGMINQVGKQPLSEEHNRFRGRVGTDNLVEVALDSTGPVSDSVDYRIVMLYRDKDGQQVTTKEERLTIAPSLTWQVSDRTSLNLNLYFQNDPEMVPSTPLPALGTLYDADYGRLDSDAYAGDQNWAGFDREVLMVGYKLNHEFNENVSFLQNFRYTNADGFQKNTYNYGLAGDARTLIRSAYFTDEDNEGVAIDNQLAWRLDVGQTSHRLLLGMEYQKLKSDIAYGDTLAINTPTIDLGNPDHDQFDPDSLPLDSYGEQHDIDQEQFGIYLQDEITWGNLTVLGGLRWDTYESSDMVENVYLGFEYGSTTEIDQDKFSARVGAIYTFDNGLAPYVSYAESFEPTSGVDSLTGEAFKPTTAKQFEIGIKFRSADGNITATAAYFDLRKQNVVVNTPDFLQYTQTGEVKSQGLELSVVAAVTASFDITANFTELDVVVSKNELNQALVGLHPVWVADRQASLWATWRPREDISVNAGVRHVGESQLDALNTDVVPAYTVFDAALSWQVDDSFRLGLNATNLTDKSFIGSCYDANNCWFGAERSIEFTLYADF comes from the coding sequence ATGTCCTTAAGCAAATATCTTTCCTCCGGCGTTGCGCTGTCAGCACTGATGGGCCAGCCCCTGTTTCCGGCTCACGCCGAAACTTTCATTTCGCAGGAGGGCCTGGAAGAAGTGGTCGTCTATGGCGCCGGATATCGCACCACAGGCACCAAATCAGAACTTAGTCCACTGGAAGCCCCGCTCAGCTATGAAGTCTATGATGCCGAGGTTCTCGAGCTGCGCCAGGTGGACAGCGTCAACGAAGCCATGCGCTATGTCCCGGGCATCACCCCGGAAAGCCGTGGTGCCGTGACCATCTTCGATCAGTACACCATTCGCGGTTTCGTCAGTTATAACAACTATTATGACGGCCTGCCGCTGCAGTATAACCGGCTGTGGAACCTGTTGCCCCAGGTCGATGCCTTTGCCACCCAGAGCGTCGAAGTCCTCAAGGGTCCGATTTCCGTCCTCTACGGCTCCGCCCCTCCGGGCGGCATGATCAATCAGGTCGGCAAACAGCCCCTGTCCGAGGAACATAATCGCTTCCGCGGCCGGGTTGGCACCGATAACCTGGTTGAAGTCGCCCTGGACAGCACTGGTCCCGTGAGCGACAGCGTCGATTACCGGATTGTGATGCTCTATCGGGACAAGGACGGCCAGCAGGTCACCACCAAAGAAGAGCGGCTGACCATTGCCCCTTCCCTTACCTGGCAAGTTTCCGACCGCACCAGCCTGAACCTCAACCTTTACTTCCAGAATGATCCGGAGATGGTGCCGTCAACGCCCCTGCCGGCACTGGGCACCCTCTATGACGCCGACTATGGCCGCCTCGATTCTGATGCCTATGCGGGCGACCAGAACTGGGCCGGTTTTGACCGCGAGGTCCTGATGGTCGGCTACAAACTGAACCATGAGTTCAACGAGAATGTTTCCTTCCTGCAGAACTTCCGCTACACCAATGCGGACGGGTTCCAGAAGAACACCTATAACTACGGCCTTGCCGGGGATGCCCGGACCCTGATCCGCAGCGCCTATTTCACCGACGAGGACAATGAAGGCGTGGCCATTGACAACCAGCTGGCCTGGCGCCTGGACGTGGGGCAGACTTCTCACCGCCTGCTTCTCGGCATGGAATATCAGAAGCTGAAATCAGATATCGCCTATGGCGATACGTTGGCCATAAACACGCCGACCATTGATCTCGGCAATCCTGACCATGACCAGTTTGATCCGGACAGCCTGCCGCTGGACAGCTACGGTGAGCAGCATGACATCGACCAGGAACAGTTTGGGATTTACCTGCAGGACGAGATTACCTGGGGCAACCTGACTGTTCTCGGCGGCCTGCGCTGGGACACTTACGAAAGCAGCGATATGGTCGAGAATGTCTATCTCGGCTTTGAATATGGCAGCACCACGGAAATCGACCAGGATAAATTCAGCGCCCGCGTTGGCGCCATCTATACCTTCGACAACGGACTGGCGCCCTATGTCAGCTATGCCGAATCCTTCGAGCCCACCTCCGGCGTGGACAGCCTGACCGGAGAAGCCTTCAAACCGACAACGGCAAAACAGTTTGAAATCGGAATCAAATTCAGGAGTGCGGACGGCAATATTACCGCCACAGCCGCCTACTTTGACCTGCGCAAACAGAATGTGGTGGTCAATACCCCGGACTTTCTGCAGTACACCCAGACCGGTGAAGTCAAATCCCAGGGACTGGAACTGTCCGTCGTTGCCGCAGTGACAGCCAGCTTTGACATCACCGCCAACTTCACCGAACTTGATGTGGTGGTGTCGAAAAACGAACTGAACCAGGCGCTGGTGGGCCTTCATCCCGTGTGGGTTGCTGATCGTCAGGCGTCGCTCTGGGCCACCTGGCGGCCGCGGGAAGATATCTCCGTCAATGCCGGGGTGCGCCATGTGGGCGAAAGCCAGCTTGACGCCCTGAATACCGATGTGGTGCCGGCCTATACCGTATTTGACGCGGCCCTCTCCTGGCAGGTCGACGACAGCTTCCGCCTGGGGCTCAACGCCACCAACCTGACCGATAAAAGCTTTATCGGTTCCTGTTATGACGCCAACAACTGCTGGTTCGGAGCTGAACGCAGTATTGAATTCACGCTCTATGCTGACTTCTAA
- a CDS encoding TrkH family potassium uptake protein, producing MFARIGNIVGYLLMILGATELLPILAATYYREFELILPFLISALATVFIGTAIYFAFQDLKEQASRHEIILFMFCVWVGLPLFGAIPFMTTGVLTKLSDSYFEAASALTTSGATVLSNIDLVPRTVIFWRSLLQWQGGLLILCIAVAILPLTRIGGIQLFRSALPHGEGEGLLARMRCAFLPLVKIYAFLTALCTIMLLLTGFGTFNSLNVAMTTLSSGGFVPHDSGVRNMFNGTVELILLPFMLLAATNYTYHWSFFSGNNLRIYRGDSEIRGFFMILAAAVVLFFIALVLANSNMEAGVFRKFWLAIFSVVSILTTTGFLPDEAASMPVSVIVIAGILLFIGGTTGSTAGGFKVLRFKILLRHADREISRLAHPHSIVPLRINDLNVSVSTLYAVWILLFIFTSAAAFAAVFYGALGLDLQTSLGLTLVNLFSAGGLTGLVAPDFVGYSSLPIIGKWLTSMIMIIGRLEIVAFLIIFMPSFWRN from the coding sequence ATGTTCGCCAGGATCGGAAATATTGTCGGCTATTTGCTGATGATTCTCGGAGCGACGGAACTCCTTCCCATTCTGGCCGCAACCTACTACAGGGAATTCGAGCTGATCCTGCCCTTTCTGATCAGTGCGCTGGCGACGGTCTTTATCGGCACGGCAATCTATTTTGCCTTCCAGGACCTGAAAGAGCAGGCCAGCAGGCATGAAATTATCCTCTTCATGTTTTGTGTCTGGGTCGGACTGCCGCTGTTCGGGGCGATTCCTTTTATGACAACCGGGGTGCTGACGAAATTATCCGACAGTTATTTCGAGGCGGCATCGGCCCTGACGACAAGCGGTGCCACGGTACTGTCCAATATCGACCTGGTGCCCCGGACAGTCATCTTCTGGCGTTCCCTGCTGCAGTGGCAGGGGGGATTGCTGATTCTCTGTATTGCGGTCGCCATCCTGCCGCTGACAAGAATTGGCGGCATTCAACTGTTCAGGAGCGCCCTGCCGCACGGGGAGGGTGAGGGGCTTCTGGCGCGCATGCGCTGTGCTTTTTTACCCCTGGTCAAAATCTATGCCTTCCTGACGGCCCTGTGCACGATAATGCTGCTGCTGACCGGTTTCGGGACCTTCAATTCCCTGAATGTGGCGATGACCACCCTGTCGAGTGGTGGATTCGTTCCCCATGACAGTGGCGTGCGGAATATGTTTAACGGGACCGTGGAACTTATCCTGTTGCCTTTCATGCTGCTGGCGGCGACCAATTATACTTATCACTGGTCCTTTTTTTCCGGCAATAATCTGCGTATTTATCGCGGAGATTCGGAAATCCGCGGCTTTTTTATGATTCTCGCCGCGGCCGTTGTTCTGTTTTTTATTGCCCTGGTGCTGGCCAATTCCAATATGGAAGCGGGCGTGTTCCGAAAATTCTGGCTGGCGATTTTTTCCGTGGTCTCCATTCTGACGACAACCGGTTTTTTACCGGATGAAGCGGCATCCATGCCGGTGTCGGTTATCGTCATTGCCGGGATTCTGTTGTTTATCGGCGGAACCACGGGATCCACCGCGGGCGGGTTCAAGGTTTTGCGCTTTAAAATCCTTCTGCGACATGCAGACCGGGAGATCAGCCGCCTGGCCCATCCCCACAGTATTGTGCCCCTTCGAATTAATGACTTGAATGTTTCGGTTTCCACGCTATATGCAGTGTGGATATTGTTATTTATCTTTACGTCTGCTGCTGCATTCGCCGCCGTATTTTACGGGGCCCTGGGGCTGGATCTGCAGACAAGTCTGGGACTTACCCTTGTAAACCTGTTTAGCGCAGGGGGCCTGACCGGCCTGGTGGCTCCGGATTTTGTCGGTTATTCGAGCCTTCCGATCATCGGGAAGTGGTTGACCTCTATGATAATGATAATAGGACGGCTGGAGATCGTTGCCTTTTTGATCATTTTCATGCCGTCATTCTGGAGAAACTAA